The nucleotide sequence AATTTCTTGATCGTGAACGGCGCGGTGCTGGTGCCGGCCTACGGCGATCCGTTGGATGCGGTGGCGCTGGAGCGCTTGAGCGGTTGTTTCCCGAACCATGAAATCAAGGGCGTGCCATGCGCCACGCTGGTCCGCCAGGGCGGCAGCCTGCACTGCGCGACCATGCAGTTGCCAGCCGGGGTGATGCCGGCCGCCGCTAATCCGGCATAAATCGTTGCAATACCTCGTTCAAGAACCGCAGACCCAACGCGGTCGGCTGCAAGCGTTGCGCAGCGGCTTCCAACAACCCACACGCCCGCGCCTGACTCAATGCCGGCTCCAGGACATTCAACGACAAGCCAGTACGTTCACCGAATAATTCAGCCCGCACACCCTCGACCAGCCTTAAAGCGTTCATCAGAAATTCCACGGGCAGATCAACCGCTCGAATCAGCTCATCGCCGCCGATAGCGGCGGCTGTACCGGCTTGCTCCAGATAAGCGCGCGGGTGCTTGAGCTTCCAAAGCCGGCGAATCTGGCCGGTGGCGGGATCGCTCAGCTTGCCGTGCGCACCGGCTCCGATGCCGAGATAATCACCGAATTTCCAGTAATTCAGATTGTGCCGGCAGCACCGACCAGCACGGGCGTACGCCGAGACCTCATAACGCTGATAGCCGTATCGAGCCAGCTCCGCTTGCGCGCGCTGCTGGATAGCGTCGCTAGTCTCATCGTCCGGCAACGGCGGTGGTGCATGATGAAACGCGGTGCTCGGTTCGATGGTCAGCTGGTAATACGACAGATGCGCCGGCTCCAGGGCCATGGCGTTGGCGATGTCCGCCAAGGCGGATTCGACCGTCTGTGCCGGCAGGCCGAACATCAAATCCAGATTGAAATTGTCCAACCCGGCCGCGTGAGCGGCTTCAGCGGCGGCAACGGCGTCGCGGCGGTCGTGAATGCGTCCTAGCCGGCGCAACTGATCGTCGTTGAAACTTTGTACCCCAATCGACAGCCGGTTGATGC is from Candidatus Competibacteraceae bacterium and encodes:
- a CDS encoding oxygen-independent coproporphyrinogen III oxidase-like protein: MNTGAIPLTLYLHIPWCVRKCPYCDFNSHETRGPAPERAYVDALLVDLEQDLPQVWGRRIASVFIGGGTPSLFSAEALDRLLSGVRARLPLRPELEITLEANPGTVERGRFAEFRAIGINRLSIGVQSFNDDQLRRLGRIHDRRDAVAAAEAAHAAGLDNFNLDLMFGLPAQTVESALADIANAMALEPAHLSYYQLTIEPSTAFHHAPPPLPDDETSDAIQQRAQAELARYGYQRYEVSAYARAGRCCRHNLNYWKFGDYLGIGAGAHGKLSDPATGQIRRLWKLKHPRAYLEQAGTAAAIGGDELIRAVDLPVEFLMNALRLVEGVRAELFGERTGLSLNVLEPALSQARACGLLEAAAQRLQPTALGLRFLNEVLQRFMPD